One segment of Vicinamibacterales bacterium DNA contains the following:
- a CDS encoding ABC transporter permease, whose amino-acid sequence MFDTAWQDVRYGLRLLRRSPLFTATAALSLAIGIGANTTIFSVATAILLRPLPGLADPARLVDIGRTTNGSGFDTATYPNYKDLRERVTTLSELYAYRGEPQAISLSDGAEAERIYGMPVSGNYFRALGAVPAAGRLFTDDDDRENGAPVVVISYELWQRRFAGAPDTVGRTVSFNAGPVTIIGVTPPGFQGTTILRSDAWVPLNLAALASPRFGRDMFTNRRASWIILGGRLKDGVTIARADAELRSLGQTLEREYPEANRGRGYRVTKSGVVPGRTDAVAGFLGVLLAIVALVLLAACVNIAGMLVARATSRRREIAVRLAIGANRGRLVRQLITETLVLFVAGCALGLVLTQWLTGLLLAVLPTLPVPVGMDFVVDWRVTAFAVTISLVAAVLSGLAPALQASRPELVPALKSEEVTRAGHFRLRSAFIVAQVTVSLVLVIAGGLFVRALGRAASIDPGFDQTNVEVVMLDLSLSGYREPDALAFADRLRDRVSAMPGVRHAAYAADLPLDGGRMGFGTLRVPGLQPPNGEDSFRADWNIVSPGYFAALRMPLVRGRDFTEQDAAAAPGAIIINETMARSVWQTTDVVGRQFDYRGFGPARTITVVGIAPDAQVDTLGERVRPMVYIPLKQNFMSRVSLVVKSDAGGMIPKVRALVRELNPSLPVTSAMPLEEVTALMLIPQRIAGAVAATLGVVVLLLAAIGIYGVTSYSVNRRTREIGIRMALGADRGKVLRLVIQQGALLTGAGIVLGLALGAAGAQLLRSLLFGVSTLDPIAFGGAALLFAIVAIAASYLPARRATEVDPMLALRAE is encoded by the coding sequence TTGTTCGACACGGCCTGGCAGGATGTTCGGTATGGGTTGCGGCTGCTTCGGCGCAGTCCGTTGTTCACCGCCACCGCGGCGTTATCGCTGGCGATCGGCATCGGCGCCAACACGACGATCTTTTCGGTTGCGACCGCCATCCTGCTCCGGCCGCTGCCCGGCCTCGCCGATCCCGCCCGCCTCGTCGACATCGGGCGCACCACCAACGGCAGCGGCTTCGATACCGCCACGTACCCCAACTACAAGGATCTGCGCGAGCGGGTGACGACGTTGTCGGAACTCTACGCGTACCGCGGCGAGCCGCAGGCCATCAGCCTTTCGGACGGCGCAGAGGCGGAACGGATTTACGGCATGCCGGTCAGCGGCAACTACTTCCGCGCGCTCGGCGCCGTTCCCGCCGCCGGACGCCTCTTCACCGACGACGACGACCGCGAGAACGGCGCGCCGGTCGTCGTGATCAGCTACGAGCTGTGGCAGAGACGATTCGCCGGCGCCCCCGACACCGTCGGCCGGACGGTGTCGTTCAACGCCGGCCCCGTCACCATCATCGGCGTCACGCCGCCCGGCTTCCAGGGCACCACCATTCTCCGATCGGACGCGTGGGTGCCGCTCAACCTCGCGGCGCTGGCCTCGCCTCGATTCGGCCGCGACATGTTCACCAACCGCCGCGCCTCCTGGATCATCCTCGGCGGACGGCTGAAGGACGGGGTCACGATCGCTCGCGCCGACGCGGAGCTGCGCAGCCTGGGCCAGACGCTCGAACGCGAGTATCCCGAGGCGAACCGCGGGCGCGGGTACCGGGTGACGAAGAGCGGGGTCGTGCCCGGGCGAACCGATGCGGTGGCAGGTTTCCTCGGCGTCCTGCTCGCGATCGTCGCGCTCGTGCTGCTCGCCGCGTGCGTCAACATCGCCGGCATGCTCGTCGCCCGGGCGACATCGCGGCGCCGCGAGATCGCCGTCCGCCTCGCCATCGGCGCGAATCGCGGCCGGCTGGTGCGTCAGCTCATCACCGAAACACTGGTGCTGTTCGTCGCCGGCTGCGCGCTGGGCCTGGTGCTCACGCAGTGGCTCACCGGTCTGCTCCTCGCCGTGCTGCCGACGCTGCCGGTTCCGGTGGGAATGGACTTCGTCGTCGATTGGCGCGTGACGGCCTTCGCCGTGACGATTTCACTCGTCGCCGCGGTGCTCTCCGGCCTCGCGCCCGCGCTGCAGGCGTCGCGCCCGGAACTGGTGCCGGCGCTGAAATCCGAAGAGGTGACCCGCGCCGGACACTTCCGGCTGCGAAGCGCGTTCATCGTGGCGCAGGTCACGGTGTCGCTCGTCCTCGTCATCGCCGGCGGACTCTTCGTTCGTGCGCTCGGCCGCGCCGCGAGCATCGATCCCGGCTTCGACCAGACCAACGTCGAGGTGGTGATGCTCGATCTCTCGCTGAGCGGCTATCGCGAGCCGGACGCGCTGGCCTTCGCCGACCGTCTGCGCGACCGCGTCAGCGCGATGCCCGGCGTGCGCCACGCCGCTTATGCCGCCGATCTGCCGCTCGACGGCGGCCGCATGGGGTTCGGCACGCTGCGCGTCCCGGGCCTTCAGCCGCCGAACGGGGAGGACTCGTTCCGCGCCGACTGGAACATCGTGTCTCCCGGCTACTTCGCCGCGCTGCGGATGCCGCTGGTGCGCGGCCGCGATTTCACGGAGCAGGATGCTGCCGCCGCTCCGGGGGCGATCATCATCAACGAGACGATGGCGCGCAGCGTGTGGCAGACGACAGACGTTGTAGGGCGCCAGTTCGACTACCGCGGCTTCGGCCCGGCGCGGACGATCACCGTCGTGGGCATCGCGCCGGACGCGCAGGTCGACACGCTCGGGGAACGCGTCAGGCCCATGGTCTACATCCCGCTGAAGCAGAACTTCATGTCGCGCGTCTCGCTGGTGGTGAAGTCCGACGCCGGCGGAATGATCCCGAAGGTGCGTGCGCTCGTGCGGGAATTGAATCCCAGCCTGCCGGTGACCTCGGCCATGCCGCTCGAAGAGGTCACCGCGCTCATGCTCATTCCGCAGCGGATCGCCGGCGCCGTCGCCGCGACGCTCGGCGTTGTCGTTCTGCTGCTGGCGGCGATCGGGATCTACGGGGTCACGTCGTATTCCGTGAACCGCCGCACCCGTGAAATCGGCATCCGCATGGCACTCGGCGCGGATCGCGGCAAGGTGCTGAGACTGGTGATCCAGCAGGGGGCGCTGCTGACCGGCGCCGGCATCGTTCTCGGTCTCGCACTCGGCGCGGCAGGCGCCCAGTTGCTCCGCAGCCTGCTGTTCGGCGTCAGCACGCTCGACCCCATCGCCTTCGGCGGCGCGGCGCTGCTGTTCGCGATCGTGGCGATCGCGGCGAGCTATCTGCCGGCGCGGCGCGCGACCGAGGTCGATCCGATGCTCGCGCTGCGCGCGGAATAG